In Passer domesticus isolate bPasDom1 chromosome 7, bPasDom1.hap1, whole genome shotgun sequence, one genomic interval encodes:
- the RBM11 gene encoding splicing regulator RBM11, giving the protein MSSLGRPEAAEQTLLVGNLESRVREEILYELFLQAGPLTKVMICEDKEGKPKSFGYVCFKHRVSVPYAKALLDGICLYGRPITVQYWRGSSPSPELDSCTDGFEHHIDLESLAERHQELSGNSPFPVTPLSVNNSLLHDHPGFQEVNQDCTELS; this is encoded by the exons ATGTCATCGCTGGGGCGGCCCGAGGCAGCGGAGCAGACTCTGCTCGTGGGGAACTTGGAGAGCCGGGTCAGGGAGGAGATCCTCTATGAGCTCTTCCTGCAG GCTGGACCATTAACCAAAGTGATGATTTGTGAggacaaagaaggaaaacctAAGTCTTTTGGATATGTCTGCTTTAAACACAGAGTATCAGTGCCTTATGCAAAAGCTCTGCTGGATGGAATCTGTTTGTATGGAAGACCAATTACCGTGCAGTACTGGAGAG GGAGTTCTCCCTCACCAGAACTAGACAGTTGTACAGATGGTTTTGAACACCATATTGACTTAGAGTCTCTTGCAGAAAG GCATCAAGAGCTTTCTGGAAATTCTCCATTTCCTGTTACTCCTTTGTCAGTGAACAACAGTTTACTTCATGATCATCCTGGCTTTCAAGAGGTG AATCAAGACTGCACGGAGTTATCCTGA